From a single Bacteroidales bacterium genomic region:
- a CDS encoding TonB-dependent receptor, protein MKRIIIFAGIIFLSCNILSAKNTLDISGQVKDNQTKKALEFCSVSVFNSKDSLITGTVTDDNGFFNVSLEAGQYYFLLSYVGYASDTTEMMMVTENKFLGVYKLNPNENVLKGFTVKGESHENLIDKDVQIVTDKLKAGATTTRDVLTKLNGVELDRYSNTIKVDNDSKVIILVDGLEKDQEYIKNISPERLKKIEVIRDPGGRYALEGYSAVINIILKKRLSGY, encoded by the coding sequence ATGAAACGAATAATAATTTTTGCCGGCATTATATTTCTAAGCTGCAACATACTATCCGCAAAAAACACTTTAGATATATCAGGACAAGTAAAAGATAACCAAACAAAAAAAGCTTTGGAATTCTGCTCTGTATCAGTTTTTAATTCAAAAGACAGTCTGATAACCGGAACAGTTACCGACGACAATGGATTTTTCAATGTTTCGCTCGAAGCAGGTCAATATTATTTTTTACTAAGTTATGTGGGTTATGCAAGCGACACTACCGAAATGATGATGGTTACAGAAAATAAATTCCTTGGAGTTTATAAGTTAAATCCTAACGAAAATGTTTTAAAAGGTTTCACAGTTAAAGGCGAATCGCACGAAAACCTTATTGATAAAGATGTTCAGATCGTAACCGACAAATTAAAAGCAGGTGCAACTACCACACGCGATGTACTTACTAAGCTAAATGGTGTTGAACTTGACAGGTACAGTAATACCATAAAAGTTGACAATGATTCAAAAGTTATAATACTGGTTGACGGACTTGAAAAAGACCAGGAATACATTAAAAATATTTCTCCTGAACGTTTGAAAAAAATTGAGGTTATCCGTGACCCGGGAGGACGCTATGCACTGGAAGGATACTCGGCAGTTATAAATATTATTTTAAAAAAAAGATTATCAGGGTACTGA
- a CDS encoding CPBP family intramembrane metalloprotease: protein MKKLIKYMISFIKDDFNIWSYGIAFIFLVAAIGYNYSVDFEHKVLDSYCKKPPLGMVFYFLFYAGIYYLMVLQKTFSENVQYIITKKKFWLKSFFFLLLLSTAVGFPIFDKWANSYNGFENYYLSKLAGNLRFVIVFIIPLIIIWKFFDKKTENLYGLTLKHFNAKPYFMILLLVLPLVIVASFQPDFIRMYPKFKPWFPQGDVFGLSRFQMSAIYEVTYASNFIMIEWFFRGALVIGMVAIMGRHAILPMAVTYCSLHFGKPMAECISSFFGGYFLGIIAMYTRSIFGGCIVHLGVALLMEAMAMIQYYFIMGK, encoded by the coding sequence ATGAAGAAACTAATTAAATACATGATTTCATTTATTAAAGATGATTTTAATATCTGGAGTTATGGTATTGCTTTTATATTTCTTGTTGCTGCAATCGGGTATAATTATTCAGTAGATTTTGAGCATAAAGTACTGGATAGTTATTGTAAGAAACCACCTTTGGGTATGGTTTTTTATTTTCTTTTTTATGCAGGTATATATTATCTAATGGTTTTACAAAAAACTTTTTCAGAAAATGTACAATATATTATTACCAAAAAAAAATTCTGGCTGAAAAGTTTTTTCTTTCTTTTACTATTGTCTACTGCTGTTGGATTTCCCATATTTGATAAGTGGGCAAACTCGTATAATGGTTTTGAAAACTATTACCTAAGTAAGTTAGCAGGAAATCTTCGTTTTGTGATTGTATTTATCATTCCGTTAATTATTATATGGAAATTCTTTGATAAAAAAACTGAAAATTTGTATGGACTGACATTAAAGCATTTTAATGCAAAACCTTATTTCATGATACTTCTCTTAGTACTGCCTTTGGTTATTGTTGCATCATTCCAGCCTGATTTTATACGGATGTATCCTAAATTCAAACCATGGTTCCCGCAAGGTGATGTATTTGGATTATCGCGTTTTCAGATGAGTGCAATTTATGAAGTTACTTATGCTTCGAATTTTATAATGATCGAATGGTTCTTTCGTGGTGCATTGGTTATAGGTATGGTGGCTATAATGGGACGGCATGCCATATTACCTATGGCTGTAACTTATTGCAGCCTGCATTTCGGGAAACCAATGGCAGAATGTATCAGCTCATTTTTTGGTGGATATTTTTTAGGGATAATTGCAATGTATACTCGAAGTATTTTTGGTGGTTGTATTGTCCATCTGGGAGTGGCTTTGTTAATGGAAGCAATGGCGATGATTCAGTATTATTTCATAATGGGAAAATAA